The following proteins come from a genomic window of Megalops cyprinoides isolate fMegCyp1 chromosome 6, fMegCyp1.pri, whole genome shotgun sequence:
- the romo1 gene encoding reactive oxygen species modulator 1 → MPVAVGPYGQAQPSCFDRVKMGFMMGFAVGMAAGAMFGTFSCLRIGMRGRELMGGVGKTMMQSGGTFGTFMAIGMGIRC, encoded by the exons ATGCCGGTAGCAGTAGGACCGTACGGACAGGCTCAGCCCAGCTGCTTTGACAGGGTAAAGATGGGCTTCATGATGGGCTTCGCTGTGGGAATGGCGGCTGGTGCCATGTTCGGGACTTTCTCCTGCCTGAG GATCgggatgagggggagagagctgaTGGGAGGAGTGGGCAAGACCATGATGCAGAGCGGCGGGACCTTTGGCACATTCATGGCTATCGGGATGGGCATCCGTTGCTGA